ATGCCGCTTGAAGCGTTTACCCCGTCCCAGCCGCTCACTTTCGGCGTCGAGCTGGAACTGCAGCTGGTCAGCCTGTCGGACTTCGACCTGACCGCGGCCAGTCCGGACCTGCTGCACCTGCTCCAGCGCCACCCCTTCCCCGGCAACGTCACGCCCGAAATCACCGAAAGCATGATCGAGATTAACTCGAGCGTGCACACCGCCTACGGGCCGCTGCTGGCCCAATTGCGCGAGATCCGCGACACCCTGGTGGCGGCCAGCGACGTGCTCAACATCGGCATCGCCGGCGGCGGCACCCACCCTTTCCAGCACTGGTCGCAGCAGAAGATTTCGAGCAAGCCGCGCTACGAATACCTGTCGCAGCTCTATGGCTACCTGGCCAAGCAGTTCACGGTGTTCGGCCAGCACGTGCACATCGGCTGCGCCAACGGCGACGATGCGCTCTACCTGCTGCATGCGCTGAACCGCTACCTGCCGCACTTCATCGCGTTATCGAGCTCCTCGCCCTTCGTGCAGGGGCATGACAGCGGTTTCGACTCGGCGCGCCTGAATTCGGTCTTTGCCTTCCCCATGAGCGGGCGCGCGCCTTTCATCCTGAGCTGGCAAGAGTTCACCGATGTCTATTTCGCCAAGATGGAGCGCACCAACATCATCAAGAGCATGAAAGACTTTTACTGGGACCTGCGGCCCAAGCCAGAATTCGGCACCATCGAGCTGCGCGTGTGCGACACGCCGCTGACGGTGGAGCGGGCAGCGGCGATCGCGGCTTACCTGCAG
Above is a genomic segment from Massilia sp. H6 containing:
- a CDS encoding YbdK family carboxylate-amine ligase, coding for MPLEAFTPSQPLTFGVELELQLVSLSDFDLTAASPDLLHLLQRHPFPGNVTPEITESMIEINSSVHTAYGPLLAQLREIRDTLVAASDVLNIGIAGGGTHPFQHWSQQKISSKPRYEYLSQLYGYLAKQFTVFGQHVHIGCANGDDALYLLHALNRYLPHFIALSSSSPFVQGHDSGFDSARLNSVFAFPMSGRAPFILSWQEFTDVYFAKMERTNIIKSMKDFYWDLRPKPEFGTIELRVCDTPLTVERAAAIAAYLQALCHYLLARPEAPPLEDDYLVYHYNRFQACRFGMEGSLTHPKTYDTVPLRDDILATLEKMMPHAEALGSVEALQHLAATARGGSDAAQLRQVFEREGSVESMVHAAIQRFRGDRRMRWQRG